A single region of the Gossypium arboreum isolate Shixiya-1 chromosome 12, ASM2569848v2, whole genome shotgun sequence genome encodes:
- the LOC108477228 gene encoding transcription factor TCP20-like, translated as MEPKGKSKGKGKGSNHHPQEVPTCLTPQKAENNKPAEIKNLQIMIASKDDNKKQLAPKRSSNKDRHKKVDGRGRRIRMPALCAARIFQLTRELGHKSDGETIQWLLQQSEPSIIAATGTGTIPASALAAAGASVCAQGNSVSAGLHTKMGLGACTGSKDRNNWAMLGGNLGRSQIPSGAWSSSNGIGSGLVQASEQSTSASNFGNENSNHIHQNYGFQGLEFPNINMGFVSFSSLLNGSNPQVPGLELGLSQDPHFGVSNSQAFSHFYPQIGQQRGGVRPLNQQQIVTDKDNSQGSKQ; from the coding sequence ATGGAGCCTAAGGGCAAGAGCAAGGGCAAGGGCAAGGGCTCAAATCATCATCCACAAGAGGTGCCCACCTGCTTGACTCCTCAGAAAGCAGAGAACAATAAACCTGCAGAAATAAAAAACTTGCAAATCATGATTGCGAGCAAAGATGATAACAAGAAGCAACTAGCTCCCAAAAGAAGCTCAAACAAAGACAGGCACAAGAAAGTAGATGGCAGAGGTAGAAGAATAAGGATGCCTGCTCTGTGCGCCGCCAGGATTTTCCAATTGACCCGAGAATTGGGTCACAAATCCGATGGCGAGACCATTCAGTGGTTGTTGCAGCAATCGGAACCATCTATCATTGCTGCAACTGGAACTGGGACGATTCCCGCTTCAGCTCTGGCGGCTGCTGGAGCCTCTGTTTGTGCGCAGGGGAACTCTGTCTCTGCTGGTTTGCATACCAAAATGGGACTGGGGGCATGTACTGGGTCCAAAGATAGGAATAATTGGGCAATGTTGGGTGGTAATTTAGGAAGATCCCAAATCCCAAGTGGGGCATGGTCTTCTAGTAATGGAATTGGATCAGGGCTTGTTCAAGCTTCAGAGCAATCCACATCAGCTTCAAATTTTGGGAATGAAAACTCAAATCATATCCACCAAAACTATGGGTTCCAGGGGCTTGAATTTCCAAATATTAATATGGGTTTTGTGAGTTTTTCGTCGCTGCTCAACGGTAGTAACCCCCAGGTTCCAGGTTTGGAGCTTGGGCTTTCACAGGATCCGCATTTTGGTGTGTCTAATTCCCAAGCTTTTAGCCACTTTTACCCGCAGATTGGGCAGCAGCGAGGTGGTGTACGTCCCTTGAATCAGCAGCAGATTGTTACTGATAAGGATAATTCCCAGGGATCCAAGCAGTAG
- the LOC108478483 gene encoding auxin-responsive protein SAUR32-like: protein MGKGKKGNLIIKTWERCKSIGRGRSRHAPAIYKKSKSWPSIDVSLEEEKRTRKNRVAPEGCFTVYVGPQKQRFVIKTEYANHPLFKILLEEAESEYGFTSEGPLMLPCNVDLFCKVLLAMDDGDNTIRQGCGFANGYGSYRLLTPPWMMATNQI from the coding sequence ATGGGGAAAGGCAAAAAGGGCAACCTGATAATCAAGACTTGGGAGCGGTGCAAATCCATTGGCCGTGGCCGCTCAAGACACGCCCCAGCTATTTATAAGAAGAGCAAATCATGGCCATCAATTGATGTTTCCCTGGAAGAAGAGAAACGCACAAGGAAGAATCGAGTGGCTCCGGAAGGTTGCTTCACGGTGTATGTTGGACCCCAGAAACAAAGGTTCGTGATCAAAACCGAATACGCAAATCATCCGCTTTTCAAGATTCTACTTGAGGAAGCCGAGTCTGAATACGGATTCACCAGCGAAGGACCCCTTATGCTCCCCTGCAACGTTGATCTCTTTTGCAAGGTGTTACTGGCCATGGACGATGGCGACAATACCATCCGCCAAGGATGCGGTTTCGCCAATGGTTATGGTTCCTATCGCCTCCTCACCCCACCTTGGATGATGGCGACAAATCAGATCTAA